The genomic interval CCTGGGCGATCCGCCGGGTCGACGGGACGCGGTCGCCGGGGGAGAGTTCGCCGTCCGCGATGCGCCGCCGGAGCTCGGCGGCGATGCGCAGGTACGGCGGAACGTTTTTTTCGGCCACGGAGGGACTCCTTCATCCTGTACTAGTACACAGGCTAGCAGGGGAGACACGCGTCTCCGGCGGGTCTGTACTAGCTCAGACCCTGGCTTATGCCTGGATGGCAGGGCTTGGCGGGCCTGCGTGTACGGCGTACATTCAGAAGCATACGTCGTACAGAAAGGTGATTCCCATGAAGACCGTCCTCGTTTCCGGGGCCGGCGTCGCCGGCCTCACGCTCGCCTACTGGCTCCGCCGCAACGGCTTCGCCCCGACCGTCGTCGAGCGGGCCCCCGCCGTGCGCCCCGGCGGCCAGGCGATAGACGTCCGCGGCGTCGCCCTGGACGTCCTCGACCGGGCCGGGATCCTGGAGGAGGCGCGCGGCGCCCGCACCCGGCTGCGCGGCATGTCGATGCTCGGCCCCGAGGGCGACGAGCGGTGGCGCTCCACCGAGATGACCTTCAGCGGCGGGCGGCTGGACAGCGCCGACATCGAGCTCCTGCGCGAGGACCTCACCGGGCTGCTCCACCGGCGGGCGCTCGACGAGGGGGTGGAGTTCCGCTACGACGACTCCGTCGCCGCGCTCGACGAGCGGGCGGACGGGGTGCGGGTCACCTTCGAGCGGGGCGCGGCGCGGACGTTCGGCCTCGTGGTGGGCGCGGACGGCCTGCACTCGAATGTGCGGCGGCTGGCCTTCGGGCCGGAGGAGCGGTACGTACGGCACCTCGGCGCGTACCTGACGGTGTTCAGCACCGACAACTTCCTGGACCTCGACGACTGGGAGGTCTGGCTCACCGAGGACTCCGTGAGCTACTGCGTCTACCCCGTGCGCGCCAACAGCGAGCTGCGGGCCACGCTGGGCTTCCGGTCGGAGCCGGTCGCCTACGACCACCGCGACGCCGAGCGGCAGAAGGCGCTCATGGCGGAGCGGCTGGCGCATGTGGGCTGGGAGACCCCGCGGTTGCTGGAGGCGATGCGGAACGCGCCCGACTTCTACTTCGACGCGATGGCCCAGATCCGCATGGACCGCTGGACCACCGGCCGGGTGGCCCTCGTGGGCGACGCGGGCCACAGCGCCTCCCCCCTCTCCGGCCAGGGCACGAGCCTGGCCCTCGTGGGCGCGTACGTCCTGGCCGCCGAACTCGGCCGGACGCCCGGCGAGCACACCGCCGCGTTCGCCCGCTACGAGGCCCGCATGCGGCCGTTCGTCGCCCTCAACCAGGCGCTCGTGGACGAGAACCCGGGCGGAATGCCGCCGGAGGAGTCCCTGGAGAAGGCCAAGAACGGCATCGCGCTGGACGGGTGACGGAGCGCGGGGGCGAGGCGCGGGACGTCACCCGGCACCGCGGCCGTCCGTGTCCCGTGGGGCCGACGCGTACGCGCGTGATTGCGGAGGGAGCTGAGGGTGCGTCATGGTCGGGGAAGCAGGATGACACGCGTTCTCGACGACGGAACGGATGGACCATGCCTCTTGAGGGTGAGTACGAGCCCAGCCCGGCGGACTGGGTGCGGGAGCAGGTCGAGCTCTTCGAGGGCTCCGGCGGCACCGAGGGGACGACGTTGCGGGGGATGCCCGTCGTGATCCTCACGACGCTCGGGGCCAGGAGCGGCAAGATTCGCAAGACGCCCCTGATGCGGGTCGAGCACGACGGCGCGTACGCCGTGGTCGCCTCGCAGGGCGGCGCGCCCAAGCACCCGGTCTGGTACCACAACCTCGTCGCCGACCCCAGGGCCGAGCTCCAGGACGGGCCCGTGCGGCGGGACGTGACCGCACGGGAGGTCACCGGCGCGGAGAAGGCGCTGTGGTGGGAGCGCGCGGTCGCCGCGTACCCGGACTACGCCGACTACCAGGCGAAGACGGAGCGCGAGATCCCCGTCCTCGTCCTGGAGCCCGCCGCGTCCCCCCACTGAGCCGGTCCGGCGGCCCGCGGGCCGCCGCCCGTCCGGGTGCCGTCCGCCCGTGGCGGACGGCACCGGCGGGTGGGCTATGTTGAGCGGAAATCGGAGGAGAGGGAGGCACGCCGGTGCCATCAGGGCAGCAGGCACGCGCGCAGGCGTCCGCGATCACGCCGGGCACGCGGTCCCCGGCGGCGGAGCCGCCCGCCGCGGAGAAGATCCGCGCCCTGTTCGGCGGCCACCGGCTGTCCCCCGCGCAACGGCGCATCGCGCAGTACATCACCGACCACCTCACCGAGGCCGCGTTCCTGTCGATCACGGACCTCGCCGAGCGGGTGGGCGTCAGCCAGCCGTCGGTGACCCGGTTCGCGTCCTCGCTGGGGTTCAGCGGGTACCCCGCGCTCCGGGAGGCGCTCCAGCCCATCGCGCTGCGCGCGGTCGCCGGCGCGCCGGGCGCCAGGGAGGAGGTCCGCCGCAACGAGCTCCAGGCGGCCGTCGACGCCGAGATCGCGAACCTGGAGCACCTGCGCCGCGTGTTCGCCGACGCCGACCAGGTCCTCGACATCGGCCGCGAACTCGCCACATCGGTCCCGCTGACCGTCCTCGGCCTGCGGATCTCCGTCTCCCTGGCGGAGTACTTCGCCTACGCGGCCCGGCGGATCCACCCGGACGTGCGCCTGGTGTCCCGCGGCGGCAGCGTCGCCTACGACGCGCTGCTCCAGTCCCGGGAGGCGGGCGGCACCTGGGTGCTCGCCTTCGCGATGCCGCGGCACGCCAAGGAGACCCTGGCCGCGATGCGGGCCGCGCGCAGCACCGGCCTGCGCGTCGCGCTGATCACCGACCTGACGCTGGGGCCGCTCGTGGAGGAGGCCGACGTGGCGCTCACCGCCGGCACCGGCTCGCGCCTCGTCTTCGACTCGTACGCCGCCCCGGGGATCCTCTCGGCGGCCCTCCTCCAGGCGATGGCCGACGCGGACCCCGAGCGCACCCAGCTCCGCCTGGAGAAGTACGAGCAGGCCGCCGACCAGCACGATTTCTTCCTGGACTCCTGACCCGGCGCCGGCGCCGGACCGGCTGAGCCCGGCCGCCGCACCGGGTGTCACCGGGGTTTTCCGCCCCAAACACACATGAAATTTTTCATGCACTTGCTTACTTGGCGGTAAATATATTTACTTCGTGGGCACCCCCGGGCCCCTGAAGCGGCGGCCCCGGGACATGGACGAACATCCAGGGACGACACCTCCTCGTCGGCCCCCGGTGTTCCGTTCGGGCGCTCCGCCCCCTCGGACGCCCCCGGCGGCCCCGGTCTACCCCCTGGGCCGGGACCGCCGGCCGCAAACGGACCCCCTCAAGGGGGTACGGACGTGCGCCGCGGAGCCGCCGCGTACAGGCTGGTCCCATGGATCAGGTCCCCAAGGAGCTGCGGATCGCGGTGGCCATGCGCGGCGGAGTCAGCCTCGCCGTCTGGATGGGCGGGGGCTGCCGGGAGATCGCCGCGCTGCGCGGGGCGGCCCAGGACCGGGCGCGCGGTGCCGCCGCGCCGGGTGCCGAGGGCTACGGCGCGCTCCTGGACCTCTGCCGCTACGACGACGTGACCGTCGACGTCCTCGCCGGCACCAGCGCGGGGGGACTCAACGGCGCTCTCCTCGCCTGCCATCTGGCCTACGGCATGGAGTTCGGCGACAACATGCGCCGCCTGTGGCTGCGCCTGGGCGACCTGGAGTCCCTGACCCGCAGCCCCGGCACCCCGCGCCTGCCGGGCCTCCCGGAGCCGCCGGACTCCCCGCCGGACCTCCCGCGCGTCCCGGACTCCCTGCTCCGCGGCGACGAGGTCTTCTACGAGCGGCTCGCCGACAGCCTCCTGACAGAGATCGGCAAGCAGCCCCCGGACCGGCCCGGCGGCGGCCCCGTACGCCTGATCCTCACGGCCACCCGGGTCACCCCCCGCCAGGACTGGGTGCGCCCCACCATCGGCCAGCCGCTGGAAGTGGGGCGCACCCGCGCCTTCTTCCGCTTCCGGCACCGGCCCGGCACCGCCTTCCTCACCGACTTCGGCAGCCCGTCCGGCCCCTGGCCCCCGGAGGACGCCGTACGCCGCCTCGCCTACGCCGCCCGCACGAGCTCGTCGTTCCCCGGCGCCTTCGAGCCGGGGCAGCCCTTCGTCGGCGCCCCCGGCAGCACGGTGCCGCCGCACGACCCGGACGTCGTCGACATGAGCTCCGTCAGCAGCGAGGCGGGCCACGGCGAGGCGCCCGACGGCCGCCTCGAACTCGTCGACGGCGGCCTCCTGGACAACATCCCCGTCGCCTGGGCCGTCCGCGCCATCGCCGGCATGCCCGCGAAGGCGCCGGTCGACCGCTGGCTGCTCTATCTGCAACCCGAGCCCCCCATGCTCCCGGACGCCGTGGCGCACCCGGTTCAGCAGCGCCGGATGACCCGGCTGCTGCGGCTCGCCCGGCGGGCCTCGGCCATCAAGGCCGGCTCCGAGTCGCTCTGGGAGGACGCCGTCGACCTGCGCGCCGCCCAGTCGGCCGCCGAGCAGCGGCAGGCCCCGGTGGCCGCCCTGCCCGCCACCGGGTGGGCGCGGGAGGCGCTCCGGCCCGGCCGGCTGGCCCGCCACCGGACGCTGACCGGGCGGGCCGAGGCCGACCGGTTCGCCCGTCTCCTGGAGGACCCGGCCGAGGTCACCGGCCCGGACCCGCTGCCCCTGCCACCGGGGCCCGGCCCGCTCGACGGCGGCGGCTCGCCCTTCTGCCTCCAGCGGCTGCGCCAGGCCGCCGACGGGCTCGCGCTCCCCGCGGAGCCCGGCTCGCTCGCGGACGTACGGGCGTACGGCATCTCGCCGCTGCCGCTGGCCCGCGCCGTGCGGCTGCTCTTCGACGGGATCCAGGCGGCGGAGGAGACCGGGCAGACCGTGTCCCCGGCCGCCCGCGAACGCCTGTACGCCTGCCGGCTGGCCGTCGCCACGCTGGTCGCCGTCCGGGACCGGCTGGTGCTCCGGCGCTTCCGCGAGTGCGGCGAGGAACCCGTCCGGCGGATCCGCGAGGCCACCGTCTGGCTGGGCGCGGTCATGGCCGAGGCGGGCACGCCGGGCCCCGAGGACGTGGCCGCCTGGCAGGAGTGGCCGGGCCGGCTGGCCGCCGCGGTCGCCGTCGCCAACCCCGCGACCGCCGACCTCGACGCCGACTGGCCCGAGGACCTCTACGGGCCGGTGTGGCGGCGCCTGGCCGCCCTGGGCCGCGAGATCGGGGCGGACGTGCGCCGGCCCGTGCCGGGCTTCGGGGGACTCCAGGGCGCCGGCCCGGACGGCGTGCTGGACGCGCTGCTCGCCGCCGAGGTGCTCATCGGGCCCCTGCGCCCCGACCCGCTGGGCGAACCCACCCGCATCCGCTTCCACACCGTGTCGGCCGCCAACTCCAGCTGGGCCACCCGGCAGGCCTTCCCCGCCGCCGCGGAGGACCTGGTCGACGCCAAGCTCGGCGGCAACGAGCTGCGCAACTTCGCCTCCTTCCTGAGCGTCCGCTGGCGGCTCAACGACTGGACCTGGGGACGGCTGGACACCGCCGCCTCGCTGGTGGACGTCGTCGCGACGGACGAGCGGCTGGCGAAGCTCTACACCGGCCCGGACGACCCGGCCCTCGCCGGCCTGCTCGACGCCCCGGTGGCCGCCGCGCCCACGGGAAGCCCCTGGGACCCCGTGCGCGCCGCCGTCACCGAGCGGATCCAGCGGCAGATCCTCGACGAGGAACTCCCGCTGCTCGAAAGCCTCCAGGAGGAAGGGCGCGACGAGCCCCTCGGGGCGGAGCCCGACACACCCGTGCCGCCACCACCGCCGGACGACAGGCCGCTCGACGAGCGGCTGGTCCCCCTCGTCGAGGTCGGGGCCGAGCCGGTCGGCGAACTCGTCCGCCGGCCCGCGCCCCGGCGCGCCGCCCTGCGGCTCGGCCTCGTCGCCTGGCGGGCCCTCCAGCCCTCGGGCGACCGCCCGCGCACGTACGTGGCCCGGGGACTGATGGAGCTGTTCCGGCCGCTCGTGTGCCTGCCGCTCGTCCTGTCCCTCGTCGCCCCGTCCGCGGCGCTCGCGGCGGCCGTGTGCGCCTGGTTCGCCGTCATGGCCGGCACCGGGGTCTGGTTCTCGTACCCCGCCCACCTCGCCGTCCTCGTCGGCGTCTCGCTGGCGGCCACCGGCCTCTGCCTCCACCACGCGGCGAAGGGCCGCCGCGCGCTGCTGCCCGGCTTCCTGGTCCCCCTCGGCGCGGGCCTCGTGGCGGCCTACGGATGGCTGGACCACCAGAGGGCGGAGCTGGGGCCCGCGAGCGTCTTCCTCGTCACCGCGCTCGGCTACGGCGGCGCCGTGGCCCTCGCCCTGGTCGCGGGGGTCGGCGTGCGGCGGGTCAGTGTGGTCACCCCCGTCCTGGCCGGCGTCGGCGCGGGCGCCGTCCAGGCCGCCGCGCACCCGCTGCCCGCCTGGGCGGCCTTCGCCGTGCTCTACGGGGTCCTGGCCGCCGGCGCCCTCGCCCTCACGTTCTTCTTCCCGCAGGACGACCCCGACGCGCGGGCGCCGGACCTCCACGACCTGGTGGAGGCCCCGGACGACCGGAGGCGCCCCGTGTCCGAGCCGGTGTAGGCAGGCCGGGGGGACCGGCCGACCGCCCGGCGGTTCCGCGCGTACACCGAACGGCGGCTTCCGGCCCTGGTGTTCCGCTGTGCGCACCATGGCCGGAAACCGCTTCCCGAGCCCGGCACACCGTGCGGTCTTAGGGGTTCCGAATGGCTTGACTTGACTTGTACATGCCCTATTTTCGTGGAGGCAAGGACAGGGCGGAGCGAGTCCGCAGAGTCGTGGGAGGGAACCCCATGTTCAGACCGGTGATGATCGGTGGCGCGGCCGTGGCGCTGATGGCGGCCGCGTCGTTCTCACCGTCGGCGGCCGCCGCCGACGGGACCCCTCCGCCGGACAAGGTCGTGATCGACGTGGTGTCGGTCAACGGCTCGGGCTGCCCGGCCGGCACGGCGGCGGTCGCGGTCGCCGGCGACAACACGGCGTTCACCGTGACCTACAGCGACTACCTCGCGCAGGTGGGCGTCGGCTCCCGGCCGACGGACTTCCGGAAGAACTGTCAGCTCGGTCTGAACATCCACGTCCCGCAGGGGTACACCTACGCGATAGCCAAGGCCGACTACCGGGGCTTCGCCCACCTCCAGCGGGGCGCCACGGGCCTGGAGAAGGCCAGCTACTACTTCCAGGGGATGTCGCAGACGACGTCCGTGACGCACCGCTTCACCGGCCCGCTCAGCGACAACTGGCGGACGACCGACGTGACGGCGGCCGACGCCCTGGTCTACGCCCCGTGCGGCGCGCAGCGGATCCTCAACGTCAACACCGAGCTCCGGGTCGGCGCCGGCACCTCCGACACCGACACGACCAACAGCTTCATGGCGATGGACTCCACGGACGGCAGCGTCAACACGCTCTACCACTTCTCCTGGAAGGAGTGCCCCTGACCGGTCGCGCCGGGCGCGCACGGCGGGGAACCTCACGCTTGTGCCCGGTGATCCGCCCCGCGGGCGGGTCACCGGGCACCGTGGTATCGGCTCAACCTGTGCTGTACACATCCGGTGACCGATGGTGGCATGAGCACATCAGATGCTCGAACGGGCCGTGGGGCAGTGGGAGGGATCTCCATGTTCGGACCGGAGTTCAGACGGGAGCGCGGGGCGGGCCTCGGACCGGTGTGCGGAAGGCTGCGCGGAGCGGTGACGAGACCGGTGGTCGTGGGTGGCGCGGCGGGGCTGCTGCTCGCGGTGTCGGCGTCGCCCGGGGCGGCGGCCACGGACGGGGTGCCGCCGCCGGACAAGATCGTGATCGATGTGGTGTCCGTGAACGGCTCCGGCTGCCCCGCCGGATCGGCCAACGTGGCCGTCTCACCGGACAACCAGGCCTTCACCGTGTCGTACAGCAGCTACGTCGCACAGGTGGGCGTCGGTTCCAAGCCGACGGACGCCCGGAAGAACTGTCAGCTCAGCCTGAACGTCCATGTCCCCCAAGGTTTCACCTACGCCGTCGCCAAGGCCGACTACCGCGGGTTCGCACACCTGGAGAAGGGGGCCACCGCCCTCCAGCGGGCCACCTACTACTTCCAGGGCATGTCGCAGACCGCCTACATGAACCACCCGTTCGCCGGGCCGCTCAACGACGGCTGGCAGACCTCCGACACCACGGAGATCGACGCGCTGATCTACGCGCCGTGCGGTGCCGTGCGGTACTTCAACATCAACACCGAGCTGCGGGTGGAAGCGGGCACCTCCGACCCGGCGAAGACCAACAGCTTCATGGCGATGGACTCCACGGACGGCAGCATCAACACCCTTTACCACTTCGCCTGGAAGCAGTGCCCCGCGCGCTGAACCGGTCCCGCGCGGCGGGCCCACCGCGCCCGGCCGTCACTCCTCGACGCCCCGTCCTCGCTCTGGCGTACGGACGGCTGCTTACGAAGGGGGTTGCACCACCGCGCACTTCGTAGGAACGCGTACGCGTCAAGCGCGGGTGGCGCGCGCCTTCGCGAACGCCCCGCCGGCGGGGACCATGGGAGAGGCGCCGCTTGTCCGCCTGCCCTTTTCCCGGGGAACGGCGGGGACACCGGCGCGCCGTGTGCCGGCCGGGGCGTCCGGCGGCGGCGCGGACCGGCAAGGGGCACCGACCGGCAAGCGGTACGGATCAGCGAAGGTACGGAGGGAGTTCCCGCACGGCTGCCGGCGCCGACGGGCGGTCGGCCGGACCGAGGGCAAGAGCGCGCGTCACCAGGAGCAACCCCGGCACCGGGCAGCACCGCTCCCCGGCGTCGGGTCCCCTTCCGCCGAGCCAGGCCAGGAGATGCCATGAGCCTCACCACCGGTAGCGGCGACACCCTCGTGCCTCCCGTGGCCGGCGGCAGGCCCCTGCTGCGCCACCTGGCCGTGATCCTGGACGGCAACCGCCGCTGGGCCCACGACCGCGGCCTCCCCACCCTGGCGGGGTACCAGCGGGGCGGCCGGCGCGTCCTGGACCTGCTCTCCTGGTGCCGCGGCGCAGAAGAGATCGAGACCGTCACCCTCTGGCCGCTGTCGATCGAGAACCTCCACCGGCCGCACGAGGAGCTGACCGGCCTCCTGCACGTCATCATGAGCATCGCCGAGGAGATAGCCGCCACCGGGCACTGGCGCATCCGGATCATCGGCGCCCCGGAGGTGCTGCCCGCCCGGCTCGCCGACGGGCTGGTCCGGCTGGCCCGCCGGTCGGGACGCCGCTCCGACCCGGTCGTCAACATCGCCGTCGCCTACGGCGGCCGCGACGAGATCACGCGGGCCGTGCGGAACCTCTTCCTCGCCCACCGGGAGGCGGGCACCCTGCCCGTCCTGGCCGACGGCATCCGGCCCGAGGAGTTCGACCACTACCTGGACACCTCGGGCCAGCCCGACCCCGACCTGGTGATCCGCACCTCGGGGGAGCAGCGCCTGTCCGGGTTCATGCCCTGGCAGACCGTCTACTCGGAGTTCTACTTCTGCCCCGTCCACTGGCCGGAGTTCGACAAGAGCGAGTTCGACAAGGCACTGGGGTACTACCGCACCCGCCACCGCCGTCTGGGCCTGTAGAGGCCACCGGACGACCACGCCCCGCCCCGCCATGTCCCGCCGTTGTCCCGCCCGGCGAAGGGTGATCACCCGTGGAAGTTAGGTTAGCCTAAGCTAAGCCTCGTCGGGGGTGGTGGGACAGCGACATCACGGGAGCGGCTCCATGAGCGTCACGGCAGCGAAGGGTTTCACGGCGGCGGGTATCGCGGCCGGGATCAAGGAGAGCGGTGACGCCGATCTCGCCCTGGTGGTGAACGAGGGGCCGAGGCCGGCGGCGGCGGGGGTGTTCACGGCGAACCGTGTGAAGGCCGCTCCGGTGCTGTGGTCGGAGCGGGTCCTCAAGGGGGGCCGGGTCTCGGCGGTGGTGCTGAACTCGGGTGGGGCGAACGCCTGCACCGGCCCGCGGGGCTTCCAGGACACCCGTGCCACCGCGGAGAAGGCGGCGGAGGTGCTGGGCCACAGCGCGGGGGAGATCGCGGTGGCCTCCACCGGGCTGATCGGTGTGTACCTGCCGATGGACAAGCTGCTGCCCGGGATCGGGAAGGCGGCCGCCGAGTTGTCCGCCCATGGCGGGGAGAGCGCGGCGCTGGCGATCAAGACGACGGACACCGTCCACAAGACCGCCGTGTACGAGGGGGAGGGCTGGACGGTGGGCGGCATGGCCAAGGGTGCGGGCATGCTCGCGCCGGGGCTCGCCACGATGCTCGTGGTGCTGACCACCGACGCCGATCTCGGTGCCCCCGCCCTCGACGCGGCGCTGCGGGCCTCGACGCGGACCACGTTCGACCGGATCGACTCCGACGGCTGTATGTCGACCAATGACACGGTGCTGCTGCTGGCGTCGGGTGCCTCGGAAGTGGTGCCGGACGCGGGGGAGTTCGCGGAGGCGGTGCGGGTGGTGTGCGACGACCTGGCGCGGCAGCTGATCGGGGACGCGGAAGGTGCGTCGAAGGACATCCGTATCGAGGTGGTCGGCGCGGCGAGCGAGGACGACGCGGTGGAGGTGGGGCGTTCCCTGGCGCGGAACAATCTGCTGAAGTGCGCGATCCACGGTGAGGACCCCAACTGGGGGCGGGTGCTGTCCGCGATCGGCACGACCTCGGCGGTCTTCGACCCGGACCGGCTCAACGTGGCCATCAACGACGTCTGGGTCTGCCGTAACGGCTCCATCGGGGCCGACCGCGACCTCGTCGACATGCGGGGCCGGGAGGTCCGTATCACGGCCGACCTGGCGGCGGGTGGGGAGACGGCGGTGATCTGGGCCAACGACCTGACCGCGGAGTACGTGCACGAGAACAGCGCGTACAGCTCCTGAGCGGTGCGGCGGCCGGCGCCGCCGCCCTGTCCCCGGTCCTCAAATGCCGAACGGGCCGGGGACTTGACATATAAGCCGACCAGAAAGTTAGGTTAGGCTTACCTAAACATCAACTTCTTGCGCTGCCCACTGGAGCTCTCGTGGGGCCGGGCGGCACAGCGAAAGGACGAGCATGTCGGCACGGCGCGGGGACACCGCACTCACGGGCGGCGGCCCCATCGACGATCTGGTCGGCATAGGCTTCGGCCCCGCCAATCTCGCCCTGGCCATCGCGATCGACGGCCACAACCGCCGGCACCCCGGCAGCCCGCTGCGCGCCGGATTCCTGGAGCGCCAGGAGCGGTTCGGCTGGCACCAGGGGATGCTCCTCGAAGGCGCCACCATGCAGGTGTCGTTCCTCAAGGACCTCGTCACCATGCGGGACCCCGGCAGCCGGTTCTCCTTCCTGCATTACCTTCAGGAGCGCGGCCGGCTCGCCGACTTCATCAACCAGAAGAGCTTCTACCCCACCCGGATCGAGTTCCACGACTACTTCGAGTGGTGCGCCGCCGAGTTCGACCGGTCCGTCGGGTACGGCCGTACCGCTGTCGCCGTGCGGCCGGTGACGGGCGACGACGGGACCGTGGAGAGTGTCGGCGTCGTGCACCGCGCCGTGGCCGGCCCGGCCGGCGAGGCCGTCCGGCGCGCCCGCAACGTCGTGCTCGGCACCGGGCTGACCCCGCGCGTCCCGGACGGCGTCAGCCTCGGCCCGCACGTCTGGCACAACCGTGATCTGCTGTTCCGCGCACCAGAACTGACGGTCCGTCCGCACCGCCGCTTCGTCGTGGTCGGCGCGGGCCAGTCCGCCGCCGAGACCGCCGACTACCTGCACCGCTCCTTCCCCGACGCCGAGGTCTGCGCGGTCTTCTCCCGCTACGGCTACAGCCCGGCCGACGACAGCCCCTTCGCCAACCGCATCTTCGACCCGGCCGCCGTGGACCACTTCTACGACGCCCCCGAGGACACCAAGCGGGCACTGCTCGGCTACCACGCCAATACCAACTACTCCGTCGTCGACGGCGACCTGATCGAGCAGCTCTACCGCACCGCCTACCAGGAGAAGGTCCAGGGCCACGAACGGCTGCGCATCCTCAACGCGACCCGCCTCACGGCCGTCCAGGACATCCCCGGCGGCGCCCGCGCGGTGATCCGCTCCCTGACCGCGGACGAGGACCTGGTGCTCGACTGCGACGCCGTGGTGCTCGCCACCGGCTACCGGCCGGCCGACCCCCGGGACCTGCTCGGCGACCTGGCCGCCGAGTGCCTCACCGATGGCCTCGGCCGGCTGCGCGTGGGCCGCGACCACCGGGTGCTGACCACCGACCGGGTCCGCGCCGGCATCTACCTCCAGGGCGGCACCGAGCACACCCACGGCATCACCTCGTCGCTGCTCTCCACACTGGCCGTCCGCTCGGGCGAGATGTGCGACTCGCTGCTGCTGCGCCGCGCCGAACAGGACGTACCCGCCGGTGACCTGACGGCCGTACCGCTCGGCTGACCCCGGCCGCTACCGCGCCGCACAGCCCTCCCGGGTCTCCGGGAGGGCTGTGCGGCGCTTCCGCCACAACGCCGGGAACGACGTCGCCGCCCGGAAGCCGTGGGCCCTCGTCCAACGAGGGCCCACGGCTTCCGGGCGGCGAGGAGGCGGGCGCTATCCGACGCGGCCGCCGGCCCGCGCCCGTACCGCCCCCGCGGGGAGCGGCACGGCCAGGGAACGGGCGAAGACCCGTGAGCCGCGCCCCGGATCCAGGGACACCGCCCAGGCCCGTGGCGCCCGCGCGGCGTCCGCCTCCCGGAAACCGCAGCGGACGAACGCCTCGCCGCCACCGGTCGTCGCCGCGAACACCTCGCCGACCGACCGCGCGGCGGCCTCCCGCAGCAGCGCGGCCAGCAGCCGCGACCCCACCCCGCGCCGCTGACGCCCGGAGCGCACACAGAAGTTGTGGAGCACCGCGGGCATCCCGGCCGGGGCCCGAGCGTCCCCCGGGTACGCGCGCAGGGCCACGCACCCCTCCAAAACGCCGTCGCCGTCCTCGGCCACGAGGAACTCCCGGGCCGTCGCCGCGTACGTCCCGGGCGTCCGCCACAGGAGGGCGCCGGAGCGCATGAACGGCTCCGACAGCGCGTACAGCTCCGCCGCGTCGGCGGGGTCCGCCACCCGTACGGAGGGCGGTGCGAGGGTCCGCTCGCCGGTGGGGGAGACGGCTGTCGGGCAGTGCGCCGCGGCCACGGTGGTCCTTTCCTCACTCCGGGCGCGCGGGTACGCCGCTCGCGCCCGGGGGCGTCCCGGACAGCACCGGGTGGAGCCAGGCGGGTCCTGACTCGCGTGAACTGGGGGTGGGGTGCGGGGGAGCGCGCCTCAGCAGGGGCCGCCCGGATAGTCGTCCGTCTCGGGCGCGCCCGCGTCGCGCATCCTGCGCAGGACCCCGCGCAGGGTCGGCCCGTCGTCGATGAACTCCGGGCAGTTCGTCATGGTGTCGAAGACCATGGTCCCGTCGGTGGCGTGCCAGATGACCCACCGGTCCGAGGGGGTCGACCACAGGTGCGCGTACCGCCGCACCCGGTCGTCGTGCGTGCTCATGAGCGGCCTTTCCGTGCTCCCGCGCGCCGGGCCGGACCCGGCCCCGGCCGCTCGCGGGAGGTCTGCCGAACGGGCCGGCCCGCACCCCCGCGGGGGCGGGGTGCGGGCCGGTGTCGAGGGGTCAGGGGCGGCCGGTGAGGTAGCCGCCCATCGTGGTGAAGTAGTCGGCCGCGGACAGCTCCTGGCCGTCCTCGGTGCGGACCCGCTCGATCGCCAGCCCGTGGTTGCGGCCGGTCCGGGCGTCGGC from Streptomyces albireticuli carries:
- a CDS encoding FAD-dependent monooxygenase, which codes for MKTVLVSGAGVAGLTLAYWLRRNGFAPTVVERAPAVRPGGQAIDVRGVALDVLDRAGILEEARGARTRLRGMSMLGPEGDERWRSTEMTFSGGRLDSADIELLREDLTGLLHRRALDEGVEFRYDDSVAALDERADGVRVTFERGAARTFGLVVGADGLHSNVRRLAFGPEERYVRHLGAYLTVFSTDNFLDLDDWEVWLTEDSVSYCVYPVRANSELRATLGFRSEPVAYDHRDAERQKALMAERLAHVGWETPRLLEAMRNAPDFYFDAMAQIRMDRWTTGRVALVGDAGHSASPLSGQGTSLALVGAYVLAAELGRTPGEHTAAFARYEARMRPFVALNQALVDENPGGMPPEESLEKAKNGIALDG
- a CDS encoding nitroreductase family deazaflavin-dependent oxidoreductase, whose translation is MPLEGEYEPSPADWVREQVELFEGSGGTEGTTLRGMPVVILTTLGARSGKIRKTPLMRVEHDGAYAVVASQGGAPKHPVWYHNLVADPRAELQDGPVRRDVTAREVTGAEKALWWERAVAAYPDYADYQAKTEREIPVLVLEPAASPH
- a CDS encoding MurR/RpiR family transcriptional regulator, with translation MPSGQQARAQASAITPGTRSPAAEPPAAEKIRALFGGHRLSPAQRRIAQYITDHLTEAAFLSITDLAERVGVSQPSVTRFASSLGFSGYPALREALQPIALRAVAGAPGAREEVRRNELQAAVDAEIANLEHLRRVFADADQVLDIGRELATSVPLTVLGLRISVSLAEYFAYAARRIHPDVRLVSRGGSVAYDALLQSREAGGTWVLAFAMPRHAKETLAAMRAARSTGLRVALITDLTLGPLVEEADVALTAGTGSRLVFDSYAAPGILSAALLQAMADADPERTQLRLEKYEQAADQHDFFLDS
- a CDS encoding DUF3376 domain-containing protein encodes the protein MDQVPKELRIAVAMRGGVSLAVWMGGGCREIAALRGAAQDRARGAAAPGAEGYGALLDLCRYDDVTVDVLAGTSAGGLNGALLACHLAYGMEFGDNMRRLWLRLGDLESLTRSPGTPRLPGLPEPPDSPPDLPRVPDSLLRGDEVFYERLADSLLTEIGKQPPDRPGGGPVRLILTATRVTPRQDWVRPTIGQPLEVGRTRAFFRFRHRPGTAFLTDFGSPSGPWPPEDAVRRLAYAARTSSSFPGAFEPGQPFVGAPGSTVPPHDPDVVDMSSVSSEAGHGEAPDGRLELVDGGLLDNIPVAWAVRAIAGMPAKAPVDRWLLYLQPEPPMLPDAVAHPVQQRRMTRLLRLARRASAIKAGSESLWEDAVDLRAAQSAAEQRQAPVAALPATGWAREALRPGRLARHRTLTGRAEADRFARLLEDPAEVTGPDPLPLPPGPGPLDGGGSPFCLQRLRQAADGLALPAEPGSLADVRAYGISPLPLARAVRLLFDGIQAAEETGQTVSPAARERLYACRLAVATLVAVRDRLVLRRFRECGEEPVRRIREATVWLGAVMAEAGTPGPEDVAAWQEWPGRLAAAVAVANPATADLDADWPEDLYGPVWRRLAALGREIGADVRRPVPGFGGLQGAGPDGVLDALLAAEVLIGPLRPDPLGEPTRIRFHTVSAANSSWATRQAFPAAAEDLVDAKLGGNELRNFASFLSVRWRLNDWTWGRLDTAASLVDVVATDERLAKLYTGPDDPALAGLLDAPVAAAPTGSPWDPVRAAVTERIQRQILDEELPLLESLQEEGRDEPLGAEPDTPVPPPPPDDRPLDERLVPLVEVGAEPVGELVRRPAPRRAALRLGLVAWRALQPSGDRPRTYVARGLMELFRPLVCLPLVLSLVAPSAALAAAVCAWFAVMAGTGVWFSYPAHLAVLVGVSLAATGLCLHHAAKGRRALLPGFLVPLGAGLVAAYGWLDHQRAELGPASVFLVTALGYGGAVALALVAGVGVRRVSVVTPVLAGVGAGAVQAAAHPLPAWAAFAVLYGVLAAGALALTFFFPQDDPDARAPDLHDLVEAPDDRRRPVSEPV